A genomic region of Silurus meridionalis isolate SWU-2019-XX chromosome 7, ASM1480568v1, whole genome shotgun sequence contains the following coding sequences:
- the LOC124388806 gene encoding LOW QUALITY PROTEIN: uncharacterized protein LOC124388806 (The sequence of the model RefSeq protein was modified relative to this genomic sequence to represent the inferred CDS: inserted 2 bases in 1 codon) yields the protein MVNVQLVFFLITCLPFTVYSEGSVDYCYTLPACNASMWSTLSPKYCNGTRQSPINIVTADVKADINLTAFNFTGFNDSSHLINIENTGKSVKILSDALNIGVSGGGLQSQYNTTQLHFHWGNGSSINGSEHTVDGQQYAMEMHIVNSRADLNATAALSDSTGYAVLGFFIEATNDTGKPEVWKNLTSLLANITKEAASVDIKNQFTIDSLLQGVDRTKYYRYRGSLTTPTCNENVVWTVFKDTIKVSKNLIDLFSSTVHTNTTTDPFIITNYRPVQALNGRVVTSQPTTTAAPSTIPSSALHHTLSVSTALLCLALFRCLLMGKWQEPIKEAWLKLGYGLKVGNENSLQYEGNQTSQIQVSKMVFLLLLYLFVVWFLPVATSADSSKAWCYKFPLCDESTWSLIPKAYCNGSRQSPINIVTXNVQADVNLTSFKFTGYDDGTVMSEMANTGRDVKVTLNQDQMVVQGGALPGIYHSQHFHFHWGNGSSTPGSEHTINSRRFSMELHIVNIKAGYSSTVSVLKDPKGVAVLGFFVEATRDTGKPNSWKTLTSYLANISKAGDSVTITENLTMDSLLEGVDRTKYYRYLGSLTTPPCNEAVVWTVFKDPIKVSHDLVNLFSASVYFNKTRTPHLMTNNFRHTRPINDRVVTSQDRRTKASGQSNSADINVYSICIGPETRMFWNFVPGLRRMKVFFKDIY from the exons ATG GTGAATGTACAGCTTGTGTTTTTCCTCATCACCTGTTTGCCATTCACTGTTTACAGTGAAGGCTCTGTAG ACTACTGCTATACCTTGCCAGCATGCA ATGCAAGCATGTGGTCTACTTTATCACCAAAATACTGCAATGGTACTCGCCAGTCTCCCATCAATATCGTGACCGCTGATGTAAAGGCTGATATAAACTTGACAGCGTTCAACTTCACTGGCTTCAATGACAGTTCCCACCTCATAAACATTGAAAACACTGGAAAGTCAG TGAAAATTCTTTCGGATGCTTTGAACATTGGCGTGTCAGGTGGAGGCCTTCAGAGCCAGTACAATACCACTCAGCTGCACTTCCACTGGGGTAACGGCTCCTCTATCAATGGATCAGAACACACCGTGGATGGACAACAATATGCAATGGAG atGCACATAGTGAATAGTAGGGCTGATTTAAATGCCACTGCTGCTCTCAGTGACTCAACAGGATATGCTGTTCTTGGTTTCTTCATTGAA GCAACCAATGACACTGGCAAACCAGAAGTCTGGAAGAACCTCACGTCGCTCTTAGCAAATATTACTAAAGAAG CTGCCTCAGTGGACATTAAAAATCAATTCACAATTGACAGCCTGCTTCAAGGAGTGGACCGGACAAAATATTATCGTTACCGTGGCTCTCTGACCACGCCGACTTGTAACGAAAATGTGGTGTGGACTGTATTTAAAGACACAATCAAAGTCAGCAAAAATTTG ATCGATCTCTTCAGCTCCACAGTGCACACCAATACCACGACCGATCCTTTCATCATcaccaactacagaccggttcAGGCTCTCAATGGTAGGGTCGTGACATCGCAACCGACGACAACCGCCGCACCCAGCACAATCCCATCGAGTGCACTTCATCACACTCTGTCTGTCAGCACGGCCCTCCTCTGCTTGGCCTTGTTTCGGTGTTT GTTGATGGGAAAATGGCAGGAGCCAATTAAAGAGGCGTGGCTAAAACTAGGCTATGGTTTAAAAGTGGGCAATGAAAACTCCCTGCAATATGAAGGAAACCAAACCAGTCAAATCCAAGTTAGTAAAATG GTCTTCTTGTTGCTTCTGTACCTCTTTGTTGTTTGGTTTCTCCCTGTGGCCACGAGTGCTGATTCCTCAAAAG CTTGGTGCTATAAGTTTCCATTATGTG ATGAATCAACCTGGTCTTTAATCCCCAAAGCATACTGCAATGGAAGCCGCCAATCTCCTATTAACATTGTGAC AAATGTCCAGGCTGACGTGAACTTAACATCATTCAAATTCACTGGTTATGATGATGGCACGGTCATGAGTGAAATGGCTAATACTGGCAGGGATG TTAAGGTCACATTAAATCAAGACCAGATGGTGGTTCAAGGTGGAGCGCTTCCTGGCATTTACCATAGCCAGCATTTCCACTTTCACTGGGGCAACGGCAGCTCCACGCCTGGATCTGAGCACACTATAAATAGCAGAAGATTCTCTATGGAG CTGCACATAGTGAATATTAAAGCAGGATACAGTTCGACTGTAAGTGTCCTCAAAGATCCAAAGGGGGTTGCTGTTCTTGGTTTCTTTGTTGAG GCGACAAGAGACACTGGTAAGCCCAACAGCTGGAAGACCTTAACCTCCTACCTAGCAAATATCTCTAAAGCAG GTGACTCAGTAACAATCACGGAGAATCTTACCATGGACAGTTTGCTTGAAGGAGTGGATCGGACTAAATATTACCGCTACTTGGGCTCTCTGACCACACCACCTTGTAATGAAGCTGTTGTGTGGACTGTCTTTAAAGATCCTATTAAAGTTAGCCATGATTTG GTTAATCTTTTCAGTGCTAGTGTGTATTTCAACAAGACCAGGACCCCTCACCTAATGACTAATAACTTCAGGCACACTCGGCCCATAAACGACAGAGTTGTGACCTCTCAAGACCGAAGAACTAAAGCAAGTGGGCAGTCAAATTCAGCTGACATCAATGTCTACAGTATCTGT ATTGGACCAGAAACCAGGATGTTTTGGAATTTCGTACCTGGTTTAAGAagaatgaaagttttttttaaagacatttattaA